In Antechinus flavipes isolate AdamAnt ecotype Samford, QLD, Australia chromosome 3, AdamAnt_v2, whole genome shotgun sequence, a genomic segment contains:
- the LOC127557490 gene encoding olfactory receptor 52P1-like, with product MLISNHSGAMTFTLLGIPGLEAQHLWLSIPFSTMFIVILMGNGSILFLVATESSLQTPMYFLLALLMVSDLVSTLAVLPKLLCLFWFGAHDISIKGCLAQMFFIHCTSVVRSALLVAMAFDRYVAVCEPLRYNTILNYTVAGQLALTALAKGMVLILPMPLLLQRLTFCRAVIPHTYCDHMAIVKMACSHTKPNRIYGLFVILLVVGFDLLLIGVSYILILHAVLRLSSRDAILKALNTCSAHFFVILITYVPALFSSIIHRMGPIIPPHAHILIANLYLLMPSLFNPIIYGIKMKEIRYKMAKCLCRRDALAINPGHKDGNE from the coding sequence ATGCTGATCTCCAACCATTCTGGTGCTATGACCTTCACATTGTTGGGCATCCCTGGTCTAGAGGCCCAGCATTTATGGCTCTCCATACCCTTCTCAACCATGTTTATTGTCATCCTCATGGGCAATGGTAGCATTCTTTTTCTGGTAGCAACAGAGTCTTCCCTTCAAACACCCATGTACTTTCTTCTGGCCCTGCTGATGGTATCTGACTTGGTATCTACCTTGGCTGTGCTCCCCAAGCTCCTCTGCCTCTTCTGGTTTGGTGCCCATGACATTAGCATTAAAGGATGCCTTGCTCAGATGTTCTTCATCCATTGTACATCTGTGGTACGTTCTGCCCTCCTTGTGGCAATGGCCTTTGACCGTTATGTGGCAGTTTGTGAGCCACTCCGTTACAATACCATATTGAACTACACTGTGGCAGGGCAGTTAGCACTGACAGCCCTTGCAAAAGGAATGGTTCTCATCTTGCCAATGCCATTACTGCTCCAGAGGCTGACCTTCTGCAGGGCAGTCATTCCTCATACCTACTGTGACCACATGGCTATTGTGAAGATGGCTTGTAGTCATACCAAGCCTAACCGTATTTATGGATTGTTTGTAATCCTCCTGGTAGTAGGTTTTGACCTCCTGCTTATTGGAGTCTCTTATATACTGATTCTACATGCTGTGTTGCGCCTATCTTCCCGAGATGCCATTCTAAAGGCACTTAATACCTGCTCAGCTCACTTCTTTGTAATTCTCATTACTTATGTACCTgcacttttctcatctatcatTCACCGCATGGGCCCCATTATACCTCCTCATGCACACATCTTAATTGCTAATCTATACCTACTTATGCCCTCATTATTCAACCCTATTATCTATGGAATTAAGATGAAGGAGATTCGGTACAAAATGGCAAAGTGTCTGTGTAGGAGGGATGCTCTGGCCATCAACCCAGGACACAAAGATGGGAATGAATAA